The Triticum urartu cultivar G1812 unplaced genomic scaffold, Tu2.1 TuUngrouped_contig_5241, whole genome shotgun sequence genomic sequence GCCGTCATCGCCAGCCTGCGCGGCCACACGCAGGGCGTCTCCGACCTGTCCTGGAGCACGGACTCGAATTACCTCTGCTCCGCGTCCGACGACCGCACCCTCCGCATCTGGGACATCCGCTCCATCCTCCCCGGCCCCAAGCCCGCCGACCCCAACGCCGATCGCTGCATCCGCGTGCTCAAGGGCCACACCAACTTCGTCTTCAGTGCCAACTTCAATCCGCAGACCAGCTCCCAGGTCGCCTCGGGGGGATTCGACTGCACCGTGCGCATCTGGGACGTCAGCAGCGGCCGCTGCATCCGCGCCATCGACGCGCACTCTGAGCCCGTCACCTCCGTCCACTTCATCCGGGACGGGTCGATCATTGTGTCGGGGAGCCATGATGGGAGCTGCAAGATTTGGGATGCGGGAACTGGCTCTTGTCTCAAGACAGTCATTGACGACAAGAAGCCAGCGGTTTCCTGCTCAATGTTCTCACCAAATGGCAAGTTCATCCTCGTCGCTACGCTCGATGACTCACTGGTATGACCAATTGACTGCTATTTCATAccccctccgtcccaaaataagtgtctcagcTCTAACCATCACGCTGTTGAGGATCATGTGTAAGCCTCTTAGGCCTTAGGTTAGTGTTGAGCGCAAACCACTTTCAGTTTGTTGGATGGTGTACAAATCACACAATTTCAGCTCATCGCGCAGCACTAGTTCAGACAATATTCATTGTTCTTTGATGTCAAGGTCACTTCGATATATTTTGATCTTGGTACAGTGATTGCAGGCTTTAGCTAGGTTCTAGTCCAATTTTCGGTTGCAACTTACCTCGACTTGACAGTGAATGAAAGCCCTGCTCAGTTCTTAAAATTCAGTTCAAGGGTCCACCCACATGTTTTTTTTTTCTCGAATAGGTCCACCCACATGTTGACAAGGATATTGTATTTGAGACTGTGGGTTTGAAGTCATATTCCCTTCAAAATTATATGCACAATTATCAGAACCGCTCACCTGATATGGAATTCAAATGAAAAATATAGTGTCACACTTGGCAGTGGATGAAATTATAAAACTCCATCTCAATTCAAACTTTGATCTCTGAAGTTCAAAATAACAGCGCTCATTGCACATTTAGGCTCTTCGGCCAAGTGGTGCTCGTCCATTTAACTGTCACTGAAGGTGATTTTAGCACGTTTGGTTCTCACATAGTTGCTACTTTTGCATCAACAGAATTATGGTTTACCAAAATATCAAGTTTCCATTCTTTTGGGGCATTGTGGTAAGCCCGTGTTTTCAACTTACATGTCTGAATAGAATTGAGGAGCTGGGGCTCTATATGTTTCAAGTTACATGAGTTTATTTATACTTATCTACTAACTTCATGCCAAGCCCCATGTTCTTGTTATGTTTGCAATCTCCATATTGTGATGAGCCTGCACACTGTCAGCAACTTCTCATTCATCTTTGTCATGCCACAAGGATGATTTGGCTGTTGCAAATTTCAATAGGCATGTCATATGTTCATGCTGTAAGAATCTTTTCCCCGTCTCCTACAACATGACTTGGTGTGAACTCCACCCAATCTGCACGACTTTATTTCCAAGCTTTGTTGTCTCTTCTTTATAACTTCTTGTCCACTTCTTCGCAGACTTACTGTTACCATTGGTCTCCACCTTCTTCCAATTTTTTTTGAACTGAACCTTCTTCCAAATTCAAAGTGTTACACATCATTACATACAATTTCTTATCAATGCTGTAAGCCCTACAGTTCAACTGGCACACCTGATGTTTGAGAATGTTAAACTTTTGTATAGATACATCCTGGAAGGTGTATCAATAACATAGAAGAGGTGGGTTAAGAGGACAATACAACACCGATAAAGGTTTGGCAGCATTGCTAACCCTAGGTTAGCTACAATCCTGAACAACTACATCATCTTCTACCCCTGCCGGTGCCTCAATCTGGCAGCCATAAGCATCCCCACAGAGCAATCCAGCTTTGctccattgagctccttccaagCGAGTTGAGTGCACCCGGGCCCTCATGGAAGATTGGCGGCCATTGAACACCACATCGTTTCGATGGAGCCAAATCATCCGGAAGGTGAGGATAATTTTCTTTTGAGGGACAGAAGGTGAGGATAATGGTCGTGCATAGGTTCCGCAATCCAATGATGTCAGCCTTGTGTTCTGGGATCCACTTGGGTCTCCGGCTATTGAGCATCAAAGTCCACACCTCGTATGCCACCACACAGTCGAGCATCAAATGGGTGATTGCTACATTTCTCAAGGGTGCCTCTCATGCCTCTGGCTATTACATTTTACCATAAAGATTGCCAGTTTTCTATGACTGTTTTTAAAATCTCAGGATGCGCCATGACTTGCAACTAAACATTGTTGCAAATTGCTTCTCAAAACTATTATTTgcattttttcttttctttaaaTGGAAACAATATGCTAGCAATCACCATTGTTTAAACGTTGTTGGGCCTATCTTTTCGAAACTCCATGTTTACTAGAAATGTGCTTACTAAGTGCCTCCCACCTTCTTTGCAGAAACTATGCAACTATGCTACTGGCAAGTTCTTGAAGGTATATAGTGGGCATGTGAACAGAGTATACTGCATCCAGTCTGCGTTTTCTGTCACGAACGGGAAGTACATTGTTAGTGGGTCGGAAGATAAATGCGTATACATATGGGACCTCCAAGGGAAAAACATTCTTCAGAAAATGGAAGGCCATACCGACGCTGTCATCTCGGTGTCATGTCATCCAACAGAGAACAAAATTGCTTCTGGCAGCCTTGATAATGA encodes the following:
- the LOC125528963 gene encoding COMPASS-like H3K4 histone methylase component WDR5B, with amino-acid sequence VIASLRGHTQGVSDLSWSTDSNYLCSASDDRTLRIWDIRSILPGPKPADPNADRCIRVLKGHTNFVFSANFNPQTSSQVASGGFDCTVRIWDVSSGRCIRAIDAHSEPVTSVHFIRDGSIIVSGSHDGSCKIWDAGTGSCLKTVIDDKKPAVSCSMFSPNGKFILVATLDDSLKLCNYATGKFLKVYSGHVNRVYCIQSAFSVTNGKYIVSGSEDKCVYIWDLQGKNILQKMEGHTDAVISVSCHPTENKIASGSLDNDKTVRLWVQDG